A window of Streptomyces marispadix contains these coding sequences:
- a CDS encoding multicopper oxidase domain-containing protein: MTETSGSSLARRSFSRRLLAGSAAAALGPAVLNATPAGAAPADASATAPSAAAAASAAVRRAGPGGETRHMKLYAQKLADDRIGYGLEKGKATVPGPLIELVEGDTLHIEFENTTDTAVSLHPHGVDYDRANDGTKMNDSVVEPGGTRTYTWRTHAPGRRKDGTYRPGSAGYWHYHDHIVGTEHGTGGIRAGLYGPLVVRREGDILPEKQLTIVFNDMTINNQPKGPDFKVTVGDRVEIVMITHGEYYHTFHVHGHRWADNRTGLLEGPDDPSRIVDNKITGPADSFGFQIIAGEEAGAGAWMYHCHVQSHSDMGMAGLLLVAKPDGTVPGHDGHDGHGG, encoded by the coding sequence ATGACTGAGACGTCCGGCAGCAGCCTCGCCCGCCGCAGCTTCAGCAGGCGCCTCCTCGCCGGTTCGGCGGCAGCCGCGCTGGGGCCCGCCGTACTGAACGCCACGCCCGCCGGGGCGGCCCCCGCCGATGCCTCGGCCACAGCCCCGTCCGCTGCCGCTGCCGCTTCCGCCGCCGTACGCCGCGCCGGTCCCGGCGGTGAGACCCGCCATATGAAGCTCTACGCACAGAAGTTGGCGGACGACCGGATCGGCTACGGGCTGGAGAAGGGCAAGGCGACGGTGCCCGGCCCGCTCATCGAACTCGTCGAAGGGGACACCCTGCACATCGAGTTCGAGAACACCACCGACACCGCCGTCAGCCTCCACCCCCACGGCGTCGACTACGACCGCGCCAACGACGGCACCAAGATGAACGACAGCGTCGTCGAACCGGGCGGCACACGCACCTACACCTGGCGCACCCACGCCCCCGGCAGGCGCAAGGACGGCACATACCGCCCCGGCAGCGCGGGCTACTGGCACTACCACGACCACATCGTCGGCACCGAACACGGCACCGGCGGCATACGCGCCGGGCTCTACGGGCCGCTGGTCGTGCGCCGCGAAGGCGACATACTGCCGGAGAAGCAACTCACCATCGTCTTCAACGACATGACGATCAACAATCAGCCCAAGGGCCCCGACTTCAAGGTGACCGTGGGCGACCGCGTGGAGATCGTCATGATCACGCACGGCGAGTACTACCACACGTTCCATGTGCACGGTCACCGCTGGGCCGACAACCGCACGGGCCTGCTGGAGGGCCCGGACGACCCCAGCCGGATCGTCGACAACAAGATCACCGGCCCGGCGGACTCCTTCGGCTTCCAGATCATCGCGGGGGAGGAGGCGGGCGCCGGTGCCTGGATGTACCACTGCCATGTGCAGAGCCATTCCGATATGGGAATGGCCGGTCTCCTTCTCGTGGCGAAGCCGGACGGCACCGTCCCGGGTCACGACGGGCACGACGGGCACGGCGGGTAG
- a CDS encoding cold-shock protein → MASGTVKWFNSEKGFGFIQQEGGGADVFAHYSNIATQGYRELHEGQKVNFDVTQGQKGPQAENITPA, encoded by the coding sequence ATGGCATCCGGCACTGTGAAATGGTTCAACTCGGAAAAGGGCTTCGGCTTCATCCAGCAGGAAGGCGGCGGCGCCGACGTCTTCGCCCATTACTCGAACATCGCGACTCAGGGCTACCGCGAGCTGCACGAGGGCCAGAAGGTGAACTTCGACGTCACCCAGGGCCAGAAGGGCCCGCAGGCGGAGAACATCACTCCCGCCTGA